The Ptychodera flava strain L36383 chromosome 14, AS_Pfla_20210202, whole genome shotgun sequence genome segment GTAAAGATAGTGAAATCACCGAGTTAAATGtgcaatatataataataaaagtTTCAAATAAGTGGTTGGTGGTAGTAAATTCACACTATCTTAGATCTACTGAAGGTTGGATAGGTCAGAACAACAAGGGGCAAGGTCTTACCTTCTTTTTTGGATTAAGAAGTTCTCTGTATTGATCAGAGCGAAGGTAGCGGGGGTAGCTGTCACTTTTCATGAGCTGAAAGATATGTTCCATAGCAGGATCAAACGTATACCTTCCCGGCTCTTGCATATTGTCTTTAATACTCTCATGCACCTTAGAGTCGATGTTAATTGGACTGTGTGCCGCCGGGGAGAGGAACTCGCTGCAAATAACAATGAGAATCTGAAATGCAAGACAGTATCTTGGGGAGACATTGATTGTCTCTCGTTGCAGATCACACTTGACTTTTCAAGAATGTTGCTGTATTATGTCAACTATATTTCCATGTCTGCTTTCTAATAGTTATCAGAATTGTTTTGTATTGCAAATCCATGTCAAATATTTCAAGATCTTATAGTTATTAGATTTtgaatcaaaattgaccaattttTCTGTCATATTCTTTGAAAGATGTTTTAGTAGAAGCACCGGTACACTGAATTGTGAACCTTCCACTCATGGTCAAATAAATGCTCTCACTGTGAACCCTCCACAGATGGTTCAATAAATGCTATTGTTGTGGACCCTCCACAAATGGTCCAATAAAGGCACTGATTTTCAACCCTCTGGTCCAATACCGGTGTATACTCTCATTGTgaacccttcataaatggtccAATAAATGCTCTCATTGTGAACCGCCCTCCACAAATGGTCCAATGAATGCTCTCATTGTGAACCCTCCACAAATGGTCCAATAAATGCTCTCATTGTGAACCCTCCACAAATGGTCCAATGAACGCTCTCATTGTGAACCCTCCACAAATGGTCCCATGAATGCTCTCATTGTGAACCCTCCACAAATGGTCCAATGAACGCTCTCATTGTGAACCCTCCACAAATGGTCCAATGAACGCTCTCATTGTGAACCCTCCACAAATGGTCCAATGACGCTCTCATTGTGAACCCTCCACAAATGGTCCAATGAACGCTCTCATTGTGAACCCTCCACAAATGGTCCAATAAACGCTCTCATTGTGAACCCTCCACAAATGGTCCAATAAATGCTCTCATTGTGAACCCTCCACAAATGGTCCAATAAATGCTCTCATTGTGAACCCTCCACAAATGGTCCAATAAACGCTCTCATTGTGAACCCTCCACAAATGGTCCAATAAATACTCTCATTGTGAACCCTCCACAAATGGTCCAATAAATGCTCTCATTGTGAACCCTCCACAAATGGTCCAATGAACGCTCTCATTGTGAACCCTCCACAAATGGTCCAATGAACGCTCTCATTGTGAACCCTCCACAAATGGTCCAATGAATGCTCTCATTGTGAACCCTCCACAAATGGTCCAATGAACGCTCTCATATATTGTGAACCTTCCACAAATGGTCCTAAAATGCTCTCATCGTGAACCCTCCACAAATGGTCAAACAAAGGCTCTCATATTGTGAACCCTCCACAAATGGTCCAATGAATGCTCTCATTGTGAACCCTCCACAAATGGTCCAATAAATGCTCTCATTGTGAACCCTCCACAAATGGTCCAATAAATGCTCTCATTGTGAACCCTCCACAAATGGTCCAATAAATGCTCTCATTGTGAACCCTCCACAAATGGTCCAATAAATGCTCTCATTGTGAACCCTCCACAAATGGTCCAATAAATGCTCTCATTGTGAACCCTCCACAAATGGTCCAATAAATGCTCTCATTGTGAACCCTCCACAAATGGTCCAATGAACGCTCTCATTGTGAACCTTCCACAAATGGTCCAATGAACGCTCTCATTGTGAACCCTCCACAAATGGTCCAATGAACGCTCTCATTGTGAACCCTCCACAAATGGTCCAATGAATGCTTTCATTGTGAACCCTCCACAAATGGTCCAATGAATGCTCTCACTGTGAACCTTCCACAAATGGTCCAATAAACGCTCTCATTGTGAACCCTCCACAAATGGTCCAATGAACGCTCTCATTGTGAACCCTCCACAAATGGTCCAATGAATGCTTTCATTGTGAACCCTCCACAAATGGTCCAATAAATGCTCTTGTTGTGAACCCTCCACAAATGATCCAACAAAGGCTCTCATTGTGAACCCTCCGCAGATTGTCAAACAAAGTTTCTCATTGCATTGAAAGAATTCCAGTCCAACCATAGCACAGCAACCTCATTTATTAAAACTTTCCTTTCATTACATGCCATAGGATTATGCCACTCAATTTGAGTTTTGAGGGAAGACGGTACAAGtacaaaatgtttttcaatGTCAAGAAGTGTTTCCACTATTCTAAATACTGTACTGGTAGGGTGAACGAACATTCAAGAACCTGCTTATGTGTAACTGGTATCCTGATGGATAAGGTAAGTATCATTGACGGAACCAAAACCACACGTGGATTGGAATTCAATGGAAACAAACAAAGTCTCATTTCTCCAACTGGTACAGAGTAGTATTTTGAAGATTCATAATAAGCAATGTCTGTGTTTTACTTACTCATATATCTCTCTGACTTTATCTGCAACTTGACTGAGAGCCGTACTTTGAAGCTCACCTACCGCAAGCCAAAATCTGATATTGAAAGAAAGTGTGCGATAATTAGAACATTTTCAATATTCTCTCACATAATATCTCATTTCAAGGCACTGATTTACTGGTAATGTACAGTATATCACTATTTTTAGGTCCAACTGGCTTTCCGTTTTTAATAGTTGGTATAAAATTTCTTTTATAGACTGAATCAGAATAGATTGaagagatttttaaaaatcttcatgtTACTTGCCTTCCACAGTTACGACATGCATCTTGTAATGATAAAATTCAgcaatacaaaatatcaaatatcagtttAATTCAACACTCCTGGTTTGCATTACAATACATGGTTAGAACACAACACTTTCACACTCTCACCAAACTCACAGGCAATAAACagaaattattatacatctacatCTGTAAACTATGGAGTTTCATCATACAGTAAGCgaagtccaataactttgaagcggaatacaataactttaggtgttattggacactatttgacctttgacctcaaaacacctttacaTTAACAcgaggaaaaagaaaagcttttatattttttacaaaaatatatacttcttaaCATTAAGTACTTCACAAAGTAAATCATTGTCAGTCCAAAACCTGTGGATTTTAGTGAAATTATACTGCTGACGTACAATTTCTACCATGTGTACTGCGCAgcacgggttgaaattttgttctgtgcgcttagcggacaCACTGAACATGGTCCCAGTCTGCTCACGATCACTCAGTGTAGTGCACGACGGGCATCCAAAAAAACACccaaatttcaacttttttctggtaaagttggactaaaaaggtgtattaTGATAATaaagttattcacaaaatactgggatttatgTCCAAGTACATCATGTCAGTAGTGTCCTTGACGCTACGCATCACGAACAATACCTTCGCTACATGATGTACTCAGACATAAATtttggtattttgtgaattaccTTATATTATACTAGATGGAAGTGTATTCCACAGATGTTCTGTATTATATACTTGCATTACCTTAGATTTTCATCACTGAATTCTTTGGCTAGAAATTTTCCAAACTGTTCCCTACCAAGTGGGTCCATCAGAAGCTCATCCAAAGTGAAACCCCATCTTTTAACTCTCCAGATAGGTACATCCCTAAGACTCCTGGCAAGATCAAGACAAATTATAAGATTATCACATTGTCCAAATACCATTTGTAATGGCTTAAATTCTGTACAAGTTGATTCCATTGATCATTCTGGATAAACTATGCACAATAAAAGTTGGTAATATGCTGTTGCATTAGGCAATCAATTCTTGATGAAAAGAAATCTGTACAATGAGACTGTCTTTATCTTCCCTTCAGACTGGATGTGTTCATAAGATCTCACTATCAGGTATACTGTTcacataaattgaaatttggaaCTCTTTCAGTTCAGATTTTTCTCTCAAGTTTTACCCTAGCTCACTgtaatttttgaatatttgcatgaCATAAAGCAACTTCTGAAACTGCTTCTGGTTATTAAACATACCAATGAGAGGCAATTATGGAAATTATAGGAACATgatttttcattacttttatatcaCTTTTTAAGATATTCATCAATAAAACATCAGAGTTACAAAACATTTGTCGGTCATCTGTCACTAAAGTATGTGTGTGAAGGCATTTTAAATCAGAATAAAGGAATGCTATACATGATAATATTGCTTACAAGGTCTTTGAGAGATCCCATAGAGTGGTGTCATCAGATATCCACGGATTTGACGGCTCTGGAGCCGTGATGAATGCATCATACTCTGCATATTGTTGACAAGAAGCTATTAATCTGAGAAaacatacaaggaaaaacagaaaAGTCATTTCAGAGAGTTTGAGATGTGGTTAAATGTGAAAGTTTTGGTGAGAGAACCTGGTGCAGGTACGGGTATCTGATGAATTTTGATAATTGATAGTTCTAATGGTAAATTGATAGTTCTAATGGATTTGTTAACAGGCAGcttataacaaaatggaaagaatgCTCCTTCTGTTCCATGCATGCCAGTGTCTATGATCTGTTGTGAGTCTTATAGAGATAATTCTGAATCttgaattttacatgtacatatgtttaCATAATTATAAAACTAAATACCCTTTGTCAATTCCAATACTGCAACTGGCATTTATTGTGACAGGAGTATATTTGCTAAAATGAGATAATCCAAGACCATTAGGTCTCAGCAATTATCAGGTTGTCTTTTGTTTAAAGCCGAAACTATCATGTTTGTAGGTCATAACAGGATGACAACTCTGCAGAATATTAATGTTGTACCACTGAAGTCTAATATTTCTTGGAGAGATGAGTATTGTTCCAATCCAAACTCAACTAGGATCTTTCTTTATGTAAGCATTTTATCAGACTAACATATACTGTACTGTTCACCACCTACAACAGGAAAGCATTCTGTCACAAGCATGTACCAGAACACTGTGACAACAGTTTGGAATAACTCATGGTATACCTATTTTCTAGTGTTTCCATATGAATTGTTGTGTTACATCCTTTCTTAGGTTACTAAAAAATCTACTTACAATTCTGCAATTTTGGAGAGTTTGTATTTCCTTCTGTCTAATCTTTTCTTGAGACCTTCAATCTAAGAAAGAAATCAAATTGAAAGCACTGTGACAAGTGtcttttttttgtcaaagttattttttatgatacaCTGCAATCCAATCACATAAACATTGAAGACTTTATAAACATCCATCTTCATAACTCCACTAATATAGATATCCTgttttgaatattcaaatgccATAAAGATAAAATTCTACAACTTGGCACCATACTTATTCCCTTGATAAAATGATTACTACGGTACACTTTATGTGCTTACGCATGTATTGGAACTGTATGAAATATCTCAACAGGAGCAAAGTATTCAAACTGATAGGGTTTATCCAAAAGAATAGGATTTAACTTGAAGCTGGCTGTTGCAGCCTTAGTACATGGGAACAGAAAATTTCCTTTGTGTAAAATCTGACAACAGACATTGTACACACTTCTCTGTGTTTATGATGATTTCTGTCAGCATTTTGAGAAAAGAAACATTGTATGTAGTCAATTATGAGGGCACTTACATGTTGCTGCAGTTCTTCCATAGGAGCGCGTAGATCAGATTCTGACACACTTGGGCTTATCCTGCCACCCGGTACATTATATGCCATTTGCTGGTGGAAAACATAAAGCAATTATTCAACTGGCTGGTACATTGTTCAGGTGATTGTTGACTGTTTACTGATAATAATGACTGAAAGTTTTACATAAAACTGCCTATTTTCTCTTTAACACTTGTTTCTGAATTAGATGTTtagaattaaagaaaaaaaaaaattaattttaaattacTAAATATTGTCGACACAGtttctttttgaaaacattttgatacaAAAACTGGGTATAGATCATATAAAATCACATAATATATTATAAGAAAATATACCTATGAGACACTGATTCAATTTCTTTGTATACAACAGAGAATACCAAGCATGTTTGCTTTGGTACATTAAGTTATTCACTCATGAAATTCTTCTTATTCATGTGCACATAGCTTCTTTTCTTTAATTCATATGAGAAATATCAAGAACACAGAATCTGTAAATCCAATTCAATTCTGTAGTTTTCTTAGAAGGAACATCTGTAGTGGTCTTgacattttgtttgttgtttcaatattgcagtgaagCATCGTGCAGATGTTCCTGTGTCAAAGACCCTGAACTATGAATCATTTGAACGTAACAGGAAGTGTTGCTTTTTAAACCTTTAGGACACGAAGCCTGGCAATGTCCCTGTTAAACCTTCTGGACAGGATGTAAGTTGCCTTTTCTAAACCTTACATAGAAAAGTAGATGCATGATCCTTAGATCATCGTATTATCCACAAGATTTGATTTATTTGACTGAAGATACAGACACGCTTTGACAAGCTGtcattaatttgtaattttatttcccTTGATACTAACAATTATGACGTTCAATGGCACCAAATTCAGCTTGTGGCAAGTATGGTaccattttaaaacacattcaTTTTCTCACTGCATCTGATAGAATAGCTCCAATAGatcaatttacatgtaataaccAGTATGATTGCTACTACAGTGAAATCCTACATGTCCAAATTTGTTGGTTGCATTTATAGCAGTTACAATAAAGGGAATATAGGAGACTATCTAGGGTGACATTACTGAGTGCTGTTTCTGCAGCTTTGCACTACAACACTTTAAGAAGAAACCATAATCTCCAAAACATCCCAGGGGGATTGCATCAGGGCTGCCACTCACATTGTGATACATGTAATGTTTTAGCTTAGACACCTAATAGGAAATGTTGCATCCAGCATACAAATGCTTTCAATGTTGCTGGCAAAGTCACCATCAGCCAAATATAATGGCGACATCCTACATCTAGACTGTAACTAAGGAATTTGATTTTAGTTAAACCTGTTGTTTTCAGAATGGTTGCATTGGTTTGATGATCTTAACAATTATCTATCACACTAGGTTAGGAAGAAGACAAGCAATCATTTTGGATCAAGAAGTatcatttcattgaaataataaaCCAGTTTTACCatcatttcacaatattttgtggAAACAAATGAGCAATGACAAAGATCAAATTTAAGTACTGAACATGATATTAAGTTCCAAAATTCATATTATGACTGACATTTCTAGAAAATCACATTTTAAGGCAGTTTTCACACATATCTAATATGTATGCTGATTTAATTGAAACTTACCTTTTTTGTTTTGAGGGGTTTATTAAGCCGGCATGCTTTCTTGATGTCCATCTCAGTTGTGTTAACACATCCTGGCACAGGTCTATGTACATCCCAAAAGGCTCTCTCTTGACTGtctaaaacttttctttccatCTTATCTCTCTTCTTATCAActctaatcaagaaaaaaagcaatatacaaaatatgtacattaaGTAAATTTAGCATGACAATCTAAAGATCTGTGCCAGAGGTGATCCTAAAACACTTCTATATACAAAAttaatgtatatttgtattttatattttaaaattgtgatgttgatcattattatacatctaccatcaagtacaatagaattttgcatgCACTAAAAAAGCCATACAGAACGCCTGTTCAGTAATATTTGTCGCTTCCAGGCACCCCACCCTTGCGGCTGCATTGGCACGCTCACTGTTGAATAGTTTCAAGGTACCCATTGGACGAGATGTGTCAGAATGTCTCACACTCTGTACGTGTATTGCACAGGCAATCGAGAGCAGAAGTGCATCCAAAGTTGctataaatcagaaaaaaattgctgacattacacgaaaatggtcAATACTATACCCATTTGATGACCCAGTCAtcaatgtaagatgtataataataagtttATCACAAAAATACTCAAAAGGATGCACTGGGACATTGGCGCCGTGCATTGCCCTCTGCTTTGCGCCAGACGATATGCTACGCCAATGTCCTCATACATTCTTTTCGATATTTTCGTAGTAACCTCATCATACAtcatgtttttaaaagtttattGCATAAAGCACATGTAAAAAGTATAATCTTTAAActgcattttgtttttgtcaacCAAAAATGTGATCTACTCTTTGGAGCAGAGATgaatggtgatgaaaacatctGCTTCAGTATCTACGATAGcctttcataaaaatgaagaaaatagtAGCTTTATCATGCTTGGACATTAAAACAACATAATGTTTTATTGTTTCTctgatatgtatgtataaatcaTTCTCTAATTTTCAGGATGACGCTTCATTTTTAAAGCAACAAATTAACAATGGTTGGTCTGTCAAAACTATTCAATTACAACACATGCTAATTTTATGAATTAATACttatgaataaaaatatcagaaacaAGATGGTATCTGCAAAGTTTTGGAGTGAACTGCAAGAACATATAGAAAAAATATACTGATTAGATGGTGTGTATAAAAATATAGCTTTGTATTAGGTGAGGACGTGTAAACAATACAAACGTATCTCTTTCTGATATGAGAAATCTGCTTCATTGAGCTGCAGGGCTTTGGGTTCTGTGCAGACAtcaattagcaatacaattttccaTCATAAAACAAACCAAGTACAGGGtacttttgcaattttttctgCTACTTTCAGCCATTTCTACTTATGTGAATTACTTTGATTATCATCTGAATGACATATCCACTCCAACACCAATCAGATGCTTTCTCTGTTTGGAAATTATCAGAGAATCATCATAGCAAGCAGTCCTATTAAAGTCTATCTTGTGCTGTAATTGAACTTATGGTAATGGACCGTACACAATACAATACGCATTCTTAGAACCATAAAACATGGCTGTCACTTCCAGTTAATATAGTTTTATTTGTGCAAGTGATAATAATGCAATCATTActtattcattatttatttagtGAGAATAAAGTTTATTGGAGAAAGATATAGTGAAAATGATGGGAAGATAGTGCTGAACAGATGTCATCAACATCAGTGCTCTACTTCTCAGTGAAATGGGTTAAATTTCATTACCCTTTTGATATTCCATGTTGCTGATTTTCAACCAACAAAATCAAACTAAATACActctaattttattttgaatcacTAGGAAACAATAGTTCACTCACTTCATAAAAATACCACCATAAATGGTGATATGCTCCTGTCGAAGAACATGtgaaaataacacaaatattaAGGAAAAATTCCAttgaattttcactttttactACACTTAGAAAACTTTGCAATTAGAACATTCTGACAATAATAGTAGTAGAGCAGCTTTATGAGGCTGTACTGTTTGGCCATCTGTCCAGTTAATACAAATACCTATACACACATTACACATCGAACAACATACTAGCCTTGGCAGGTAAGCTTAAGCTCAATTCTTTAAATTGTGTTGACTTTAAAATCTTTATGGATAACAACAAACAGATGGTGGACAACATATACAAACATCAGTAATGTCATTGTTATTGATCATGTTTTACAAATGGCAAATAAAGGTACAGTAATCTCTGGGTTGATCCAAAATATACTTTGGCATATTGCCTTAAAGCCCGGCgtgaaatggactgggatcaggattaatgccaagtttgggtgggTGTTTGGGGGCATGcttctgcataatgagtctgttggtaaagGTTGcaatcgttcgcattatctgcgtaatctgtttgctcgcAAATCACGCTCTGACTAATATAGGTACAGCCTTCGCAAAAAGCAAACGAAAAaataaagaaggaaaaaatatcaatttcatcaaactGGAGCCTTTCGAGTTGATTTACTGACATTTTGGGGTCATGTCAACGTTTGAGAATGATTCCGCTACCAACCGCCatatgtacatacggaataggCGCCGTACATAGTGGAACTAATCATCAAGAATGTAGTAAACAtacagaaattaaaaataacCCGAAATTGGCAATTTCGTACGTTGAAATCACGAATTAATGATGAAAGTTGACTAAACTGTATTCATCTGAACATGGACTGAGAAACacagtcaggaaaatggtaggaaataggtgaACGACGCGACGTCATGACTGATTgctaaaataaagaaataaagtaAGTTCACTACATCACGGAAGGTTCGAGATTTCCATGAATCTCGTGTATCACGATAACTGTAAGTGATCGCAGTcggctgctcggttgcttggAGGGTGACCCCGACAACTCATCACAAGTTATGTCTATTTTCAGAGCAAGTTTTGCGTGAAACGTTAGTTAACCTCCGACTGGAATCAATCACGGACTGGGTTCATAGATATATTCGTTATTGAAGAAATCAAAGTCTAATCTTTGTTGAAATCTGCAATGTAGTGCCGACTCAATGAGCCGATCTCGGACACACGTATCCTCTCACGCCTAGAGCCTTTAGAAGATCACATGATGACACTCACTTGCTCACCTTGAactgacaaatacaatgttttgatgtcttacaagctttgtttaattctcataacagaagtccGAATGTTACTGGCACAACTGGTATGTCAAAATCTTATCAGCCCTTCGAACACGACATATCATTTCCATGTGTGAGAACACGATA includes the following:
- the LOC139148877 gene encoding LOW QUALITY PROTEIN: regulator of G-protein signaling 7-like (The sequence of the model RefSeq protein was modified relative to this genomic sequence to represent the inferred CDS: substituted 1 base at 1 genomic stop codon); this encodes MNIIIMAHRRKQDSTNGTNEYNPNFIVYRKMESVVQRMQDEKNGVPVRTVKSFMSKVPSVFTGADLVQWLIKNXTLIQVTEAIHLGSLVSAHGYFFPITDHVLTLKDDNTFYRFQTPYFWPSNHWEPENTDYAVYLCKRTMQNKSRLELADYEAENLARLQRMFSRKWEFIFMQAEAQAKVDKKRDKMERKVLDSQERAFWDVHRPVPGCVNTTEMDIKKACRLNKPLKTKKQMAYNVPGGRISPSVSESDLRAPMEELQQHIEGLKKRLDRRKYKLSKIAELLIASCQQYAEYDAFITAPEPSNPWISDDTTLWDLSKTLSLRDVPIWRVKRWGFTLDELLMDPLGREQFGKFLAKEFSDENLRFWLAVGELQSTALSQVADKVREIYDEFLSPAAHSPINIDSKVHESIKDNMQEPGRYTFDPAMEHIFQLMKSDSYPRYLRSDQYRELLNPKKKILLRKTKSLIPKLPSLANKMETFGQS